A single Spirochaeta isovalerica DNA region contains:
- a CDS encoding helix-turn-helix domain-containing protein translates to MDRVDFSDFKKEALSDAEVREEYEKLKPIYELRKQLIALRKDAGLTQEELAEKLHTKKSNISRLESANSKSSPRLSTIEEYAHAMGYEVKIDFIPSVQR, encoded by the coding sequence ATGGACAGAGTAGATTTTTCTGATTTTAAAAAGGAAGCTCTTAGTGACGCTGAAGTTCGCGAAGAATATGAAAAACTGAAGCCGATATATGAACTCCGTAAACAATTGATCGCACTACGAAAAGATGCAGGATTAACCCAAGAAGAGCTAGCAGAAAAACTTCATACGAAGAAGAGTAATATTTCCAGACTGGAAAGCGCTAACTCTAAAAGCTCCCCTCGCCTATCAACAATTGAAGAATATGCTCATGCAATGGGTTACGAAGTAAAGATAGACTTCATACCCAGCGTTCAACGATAG